The segment GCAAGTAGCTAAAATTGTTATGACACTTCTTTTTGTAACGCATAATTCCTGTTATATTTCTATCCATATTTTTCTTGTTCCTTTTCATCTTGTGCTATAGAAAAGTGCCTTCTGTATGTGCtataaaagaataaagtaAACTTCTTTTTCGGATTCCTTTTAGAGAACGCAATGTTCTCCACAAGCCTGATATTCTTAGCCAAGTGATGATGGCAATAAAAGTCTTTCTTTTTGattgcaaaggaaaaaaaatgaaaaatccttcCTTTACGGCATTTATCAACTGCACTGTTTCTCCTTTATTTTATCGcgttgaatttataatttgttaaaaaaacataaaattctctctctctttgtggAAGCACATGCACATTGACACTCATCACCACATgcattataattattttttcaccaTGCTTTATGTACAAGGAAATTTATACATTCATAAgcttttaattcacaaaaggTAAATGTGGGAATTATGAATATACATTACCTGAACTGTACTGCGTGTACTGCTGGTACTGCGGATGGAAATTATGGATGGCATCCGTCATGATGTCCTTTGGATTCATAGTttcctgtaaaaaaaaattaaataaatatcaaaatataatctctaaagtaagaaaattctttaaaacaaacCTTGAGACTACTTGAGATTGATTGCATTGTAACGGACCTCCCGTGTGAATCTGTCATGCATCCCTGTGCGTAAACTTGATACGGGAATGCATACCGAAGGGCCACGGCAGCAAAAAGCATTTCAATACAAATGAAAAAGTTCTGATAGCCCGCTGACACTGTACCCGCGGATGTGGTAGCACCATCGCTATCGACAATGGGTGAAATAACTTCGGCCTTCTCGAGAATGGCTAAGCCCACACCTTGCCAGAAGGAAAGGAAAATCACCGATTTAATCGTGCAAAATTTAAGAACGGGCTCAAAGGGTGTCAATAAATCCTTCGTGGCAAAGTAGAACAAGTACAGCCCATAAAGTGCCAATGAAACGGAGATATTGTAGATTATTGTGATGTAAATGTAACCACCATCGGCactaaaaatagaagaaaaaacataatatgtcaattcttttactaaaaaatcctaaattactttcaaataattatttaataaaatctgttataaaatttttaaatgagaatttttctaattcggaaattcttaagtttaatgtaaaataaagacttttttgtgttctaggCTTACGTtctaaagatgaaaaaatcatctcaaaaAGCTTACCTCCAATCACCATCGTGATAATGTCCAAAAGCTTGCAAAAAGATTATGATGAATGCCATGAGGGGTTTTACGAGGCAAAATTGGAGGGTTGCTTGCTTGCAAAAGCGCAAAAATCCAATAGTATAGGTTTTCCCTGaaaaatagagagagaaatcaataaatcattgCAAGGACTATTCCCTTTTCCATGAGAAACAGACGGATACAGCGGGATAATTGAAATTACCGGATAAACAGCAAGTTCCGTAGAGGCATGATGATTTTATTGGCTTCCCGCGGATCTCTGACATTATATTTCCCTCACCACCCAAATATTCGTAGCACAGCGAAAGGAAGTTGTAGATGACGAAAGCTgcaagataaataaaataaacacatATATTAATTTCCGTACAAATTTCACACATATCTATATGTATAAATAATATACGAAGATTGAGAGGACAAAAGCTCTGTTTGGTAGgatcttttacattttacttctcttatagagaaaaatcgaaCTTTATTTGTAGATAAATTATCTGAGAGgttattgaaaaagaaatattttcataagaaaagaaaatctgtcttttataacaataaattattataaaaaaagtaaatttgcattaaaattttgccAAGTGGATAAAATCTTGGTGGAGTTTTATTcatcaacaaaataaatcacataCAAATCTTAGGTAGGTACACGAAATTTTCGTTGGTGAACTTTTATATGGACTTAAGATTTTTACCTAGTGGAGAATTGAATTAGCTCATTTAAAAACAAGAATGTTACCTATATATTGCACTGTCTCGTACTAAAGAcgagtgaattttatttattaaaaagcaaCAGGGTcgatattgaaattaatatttgatcGCAATTCGCATTTTTTTGATAACGATTTGATTCgatgtgttttttttcacacagagTGATACttgaagagaataaataaataaataggtaACGATGATGgtgtaaaagtaatttaaatataaaagtcatgAGATATAGTGTGAGGATGATGCTCGATGAATCCTTGTTGTTTTCCCTTTAAATGTTTAGCATCTGGTATACGTGttgataaatattcaattaaggTTCAGCGTTCAAAGGTTCTCTGTTAAATCTTTTATCTGTTCTATAGTGCgcagcacacacacatacagcaTCAAACTTATGCAAAAAGTACTACTACATTTAGTTCATGATCAAACTAAAATAATTGCAcataattatttcatttgaaatgcattgaaatgtAATTTACAACTTTAAAAACTTCTATTATAATGTAATAATCTTCTTTACGCCAATCAATGGCCTAAAATCGCACTCTAGGGCTTCAGcaataaatttacattaatttattaatgcaCAAACATGCCTGTGTTTATGTATTTGTCCTTGAGcattatgaagaaaattagcccaataaatttcattcacaaatcTCATGTCtatatatttacttttttcgtttagaaattaaacaataaaaagttctaaacttcattagaaataaaaatccacaAGCGTGCGTTTTTGATGCAAATTATTCTctacattttaattataaataaatgttatGCTGCAAATTATCATTAATGGGATTGTATTTCagtatacatattttaattccattgaaattcattttcacaaaGACGGTTGTTTTAATGACAATTTTCTcggctttaaaaaatttattattaaaaaataaaaaaaatggaaatctGGGTATTTTCttcaggagcttttttttatttgcaaataaagaatgaaaaatgatgCTTTTACCTTCGTAGCAATCACGTACAGTGAAGAAGTAAACATAAACACTCTCCGAATTGAAGAACAATAAACTTATCCAGGAGTATGTTGCATAAATCGGAACAATAAAGAGAATCCTCACAATCCAACGTTGCTCCTGGGGATTTGTGTACCACCGCAGGTGTTGGTAGATCTGCCGGaaacaaaacataaaaacGTCCCATATTAAGCTTTTGTTGTACATAAAAACAAAAGTGTTGGAGCAGCAATTacacaataaagaaaaaaaatattgagagatTGAGTGTACGAGCGAGTGAGTATTAAAGAATCATCGGATAATTttgacctttcaacccacaCACACGTATGATGGGGTCAgagtggaaaatcaattttcccctACAACCACCAACCTATCTCCCCCTCTAAAAGCcctttcttc is part of the Lutzomyia longipalpis isolate SR_M1_2022 chromosome 3, ASM2433408v1 genome and harbors:
- the LOC129793386 gene encoding transmembrane protein 184B isoform X1, which gives rise to MSSTVAAAVDVADSILNGSTSRTNHFVTRAEPASASMAMDPLSHVGDGIFLQTKTAQGIAGAFVWVALFLTCQQIYQHLRWYTNPQEQRWIVRILFIVPIYATYSWISLLFFNSESVYVYFFTVRDCYEAFVIYNFLSLCYEYLGGEGNIMSEIRGKPIKSSCLYGTCCLSGKTYTIGFLRFCKQATLQFCLVKPLMAFIIIFLQAFGHYHDGDWSADGGYIYITIIYNISVSLALYGLYLFYFATKDLLTPFEPVLKFCTIKSVIFLSFWQGVGLAILEKAEVISPIVDSDGATTSAGTVSAGYQNFFICIEMLFAAVALRYAFPYQVYAQGCMTDSHGRSVTMQSISSSLKETMNPKDIMTDAIHNFHPQYQQYTQYSSGGKNSRGIRVASYDPDDPANQQTATSGATSGTTTQHNFVASKTLGNQRKFMPGSQRVATISHNYNEKTMLLSSDDEYQ
- the LOC129793386 gene encoding transmembrane protein 184B isoform X2; protein product: MSSTVAAAVDVADSILNGSTSRTNHFVTRAEPASASMAMDPLSHVGDGIFLQTKTAQGIAGAFVWVALFLTCQQIYQHLRWYTNPQEQRWIVRILFIVPIYATYSWISLLFFNSESVYVYFFTVRDCYEAFVIYNFLSLCYEYLGGEGNIMSEIRGKPIKSSCLYGTCCLSGKTYTIGFLRFCKQATLQFCLVKPLMAFIIIFLQAFGHYHDGDWSADGGYIYITIIYNISVSLALYGLYLFYFATKDLLTPFEPVLKFCTIKSVIFLSFWQGVGLAILEKAEVISPIVDSDGATTSAGTVSAGYQNFFICIEMLFAAVALRYAFPYQVYAQGCMTDSHGRSVTMQSISSSLKETMNPKDIMTDAIHNFHPQYQQYTQYSSEVTSTQRYEKL